A genomic segment from Nisaea sediminum encodes:
- a CDS encoding ABC-F family ATP-binding cassette domain-containing protein — translation MIQITDMTFRIAGRTLFEAASATIPDGHKVGLVGRNGTGKSTLLKLLTDEYHPDGGEILVSGGRGVEDPIGMVSQEAPSGPDTPLEVVLRADKERERLLHEAETTEDPMRIAEVQTRLADIGAHAAPARAAAILAGLGFDDAMQSAAMSSFSGGWRMRVALAAVLFAEPEILLLDEPTNHLDLEATVWLESYLAKYPKTLVIVSHDRGLLNKAVDAILHLENLKLTLYQGGYDRFEKTREERLAQIEAQRAKQSAQRKHMESFIERFRYKASKARQAQSRIKALEKMEKLPDAVNEPTTRFSFPNPEELPPPLVTFDNGSVGYEAGKPILKGLGFRIDGDDRIGLLGRNGNGKSTLAKLIAGRLPKFDGEEHRTAKLRVGFFAQHQIEDLDPEATAAEQMARLMPDAPADRVRARLGGVGLVQDKQTTKAKHLSGGEKARLTLALITYDSPHILILDEPTNHLDIDARDALVQALNDYTGAVILISHDRRLLELTVDRLWLVANGTVKPYDGDLDGYRDWLRQEERAARAGNAGQEAEKKNDRKQARQDSAERRRQTADIRKKIREAEKKLEKLAERKAKLEQQLADPKIYEGPTADLKQVILKKEAVDREIESVEAEWLEAESALEEAS, via the coding sequence ATGATCCAGATAACCGACATGACGTTCCGCATTGCCGGCCGCACCCTGTTCGAAGCGGCCTCGGCCACGATTCCCGACGGCCACAAGGTCGGGCTCGTCGGGCGGAACGGCACGGGCAAGTCGACGCTCCTGAAGCTACTGACCGACGAATACCATCCGGACGGCGGCGAGATCCTCGTCAGCGGCGGACGCGGGGTCGAGGACCCGATCGGCATGGTCAGCCAGGAAGCGCCGAGCGGACCGGACACGCCACTCGAGGTCGTGCTTCGCGCGGACAAGGAACGCGAGCGGCTGCTGCATGAGGCCGAGACCACGGAAGACCCGATGCGGATCGCCGAGGTGCAGACCCGGCTCGCCGATATCGGCGCCCATGCGGCGCCGGCACGCGCGGCGGCGATCCTGGCCGGACTTGGTTTCGACGATGCAATGCAGTCGGCGGCGATGTCGAGTTTCTCAGGCGGATGGCGGATGCGCGTCGCGCTCGCCGCGGTTCTGTTCGCGGAGCCGGAAATCCTGCTGCTCGATGAGCCGACCAACCACCTGGATCTCGAAGCCACGGTCTGGCTGGAATCCTATCTCGCGAAATACCCGAAGACCCTGGTCATCGTCAGCCATGACCGCGGACTGCTGAACAAGGCCGTCGACGCGATCCTGCATCTCGAGAACCTGAAGCTGACGCTTTATCAGGGTGGTTACGACCGGTTCGAGAAGACCCGCGAGGAGCGGTTGGCGCAGATCGAGGCGCAGCGCGCCAAGCAGAGCGCCCAGCGCAAGCACATGGAATCCTTCATCGAGCGCTTCCGCTACAAGGCGTCAAAGGCCCGTCAGGCGCAGAGCCGGATCAAGGCGCTCGAGAAGATGGAAAAGCTGCCGGATGCGGTGAACGAGCCGACCACGCGCTTTTCCTTTCCGAACCCGGAGGAACTGCCGCCGCCGCTGGTGACCTTCGACAATGGAAGCGTGGGATACGAGGCCGGAAAACCTATCCTGAAGGGGCTCGGGTTCCGGATCGACGGCGACGACCGGATCGGTCTGCTTGGGCGCAACGGCAACGGCAAGTCGACCCTGGCGAAGCTGATCGCCGGACGGCTTCCCAAGTTCGACGGCGAAGAGCATCGGACCGCGAAGCTACGGGTCGGATTCTTCGCCCAGCACCAGATCGAGGATCTGGATCCGGAGGCGACGGCGGCCGAGCAGATGGCGCGGCTGATGCCGGACGCGCCTGCGGACAGGGTTCGGGCGCGCCTCGGCGGTGTCGGGCTGGTGCAGGACAAGCAGACGACAAAGGCGAAGCATCTCTCGGGCGGCGAGAAGGCGCGGCTGACGCTGGCGCTCATCACCTATGACAGCCCGCATATCCTGATTCTCGACGAGCCGACGAACCATCTCGATATCGACGCGCGCGACGCGCTGGTGCAGGCGCTGAACGACTATACCGGCGCTGTGATCCTGATCAGCCACGACCGACGTTTGCTCGAACTTACCGTGGACCGGCTCTGGCTGGTCGCGAACGGGACCGTGAAGCCATACGACGGGGATCTCGACGGCTATCGTGACTGGCTGCGCCAGGAGGAGCGTGCGGCACGTGCGGGAAATGCCGGCCAGGAGGCGGAGAAGAAAAACGACCGCAAGCAAGCCCGGCAGGACTCCGCGGAACGTCGCCGGCAGACGGCCGATATCCGCAAGAAGATCCGCGAGGCGGAGAAGAAGCTGGAGAAGCTCGCGGAACGCAAGGCGAAGCTCGAACAGCAGCTCGCCGATCCTAAAATCTACGAAGGCCCGACGGCGGATCTTAAGCAGGTGATCCTGAAGAAGGAAGCCGTGGACCGGGAAATCGAAAGCGTCGAGGCCGAGTGGCTCGAAGCGGAATCCGCGCTGGAAGAAGCAAGCTAA
- a CDS encoding DMT family transporter, with protein sequence MSSKKETIVVGAQPLSPSATPLPVKPAEAETAPRLGWMYGAACMTGGIGLVTLNDGIAKWLTAEYPVGQVIALRGVLLLILLFGFAFTTGRRAQLRVTRWDLQLTRAFIIVGSTYSFIWALKLMAIADATAIAFAGPIVTAALVVPLLGEQVGWRRWTAILVGFCGVLIMVKPTPATFSTVALLPLLATVLGSFRDIVTRKMHKTETTFSMLAVGMTLVTLSGFASLAFDEWKPVGWEEAGLLAVSSLFVGAAQFLMIESFRYSEAGFVTPFKYTSIVWAVLIGFVVWGNIPDLWIVSGTVLVIGSGLYILHRERVRRAEEAARSDG encoded by the coding sequence GTGTCTTCAAAAAAAGAAACCATCGTCGTCGGCGCTCAGCCGCTCAGCCCTTCCGCGACGCCGCTTCCTGTAAAGCCGGCCGAAGCCGAGACCGCTCCAAGGCTCGGATGGATGTACGGGGCAGCCTGCATGACCGGCGGCATTGGGCTCGTGACCCTGAATGACGGCATCGCAAAATGGCTGACGGCGGAATATCCGGTCGGGCAGGTCATCGCGTTGCGCGGTGTTCTCTTGCTGATCCTGCTGTTCGGCTTCGCCTTCACGACGGGACGGCGCGCCCAGTTGCGGGTGACCCGCTGGGATCTCCAGCTCACCCGCGCCTTCATCATCGTCGGCAGCACCTACAGCTTTATCTGGGCCCTGAAGCTGATGGCCATCGCGGACGCGACGGCGATCGCCTTCGCAGGTCCCATCGTGACCGCGGCCCTGGTCGTGCCGCTCCTCGGAGAGCAGGTCGGCTGGCGCCGCTGGACGGCGATCCTGGTCGGCTTCTGCGGCGTGCTCATCATGGTGAAACCGACACCGGCGACCTTCTCCACGGTGGCGCTCCTGCCCCTGCTGGCAACCGTGCTCGGCTCCTTCCGCGACATCGTCACCCGCAAGATGCACAAGACGGAAACCACCTTCTCCATGCTGGCGGTCGGCATGACCCTGGTCACGCTCTCGGGCTTCGCCAGCCTGGCCTTCGACGAGTGGAAGCCGGTCGGATGGGAGGAGGCCGGATTGCTGGCGGTCAGCAGCCTCTTCGTCGGCGCCGCCCAGTTCCTGATGATCGAGTCGTTCCGCTACAGCGAGGCCGGCTTCGTGACGCCGTTCAAATATACCAGCATCGTCTGGGCGGTTCTGATCGGCTTTGTCGTCTGGGGAAATATCCCGGATCTCTGGATCGTCAGCGGAACGGTGCTGGTGATCGGCAGCGGGCTCTACATCCTGCACCGCGAGCGGGTGCGCCGTGCCGAGGAAGCCGCGCGGTCAGACGGCTAG
- a CDS encoding helix-turn-helix transcriptional regulator, protein MTSGEFKKLRKFLKLSQKEMAEALGLKRRMIQYYEKGERDGEPLDIPKAVELACYALSAGVREFRFVAPKRISKKASELAV, encoded by the coding sequence ATGACGTCCGGTGAGTTCAAGAAACTGCGCAAGTTCCTGAAGCTGTCGCAGAAGGAAATGGCCGAAGCCCTCGGGCTGAAACGGCGCATGATCCAGTATTACGAAAAGGGCGAACGCGACGGCGAGCCGCTGGATATCCCGAAAGCGGTCGAACTCGCTTGCTATGCCCTGTCTGCCGGGGTGCGGGAATTCAGGTTCGTGGCGCCGAAGCGGATATCAAAAAAGGCCAGTGAGCTAGCCGTCTGA